The following proteins are co-located in the Doryrhamphus excisus isolate RoL2022-K1 chromosome 3, RoL_Dexc_1.0, whole genome shotgun sequence genome:
- the batf2 gene encoding basic leucine zipper transcriptional factor ATF-like 2: MSPLFMETNCEPTSPGSGSDEGHSERETEGHVLGERGTKRRLKNRDAARKSRKKQTERADELHQELEQLEQSNSALQKEIRALKKDVHHYTTVLERHEPFCRLMMSNVSASSTVSPGPSTASSLGPQSVDLSEGTCLSPSALFSSSLFTPAPHSLFCQSSSTPAKDEIENLFHTEFQGLPASSTLLPDDILASPPFPADTLGAPLVDPHGFTGNPNNSDSQRPPISAQTSRDVTLEPSEELMSAPDPLLSLIPIPSSSGNLQAPSSTQDGPFQPNASSLAMIEERPGELSLFDLLKDNEWILSAETRDQ; encoded by the exons ATGTCCCCCCTCTTCATGGAGACCAACTGTGAGCCCACCAGCCCTGGATCTGGCTCTGATGAGGGACACTCT GAGAGAGAGACGGAGGGACACGTGTTGGGGGAAAGGGGGACTAAAAGACGGTTGAAGAACAGAGACGCAGCCAGGAAGAGCCGGAAAAAACAAACCGAGAGAGCGGATGAACTCCACCAG GAGCTGGAGCAGCTGGAGCAGTCCAACTCGGCTCTCCAAAAAGAGATTAGAGCCTTGAAAAAAGACGTCCATCACTACACGACGGTTCTGGAGCGCCACGAGCCCTTCTGTCGCCTCATGATGTCCAACGTCTCCGCCTCGTCCACCGTCAGCCCCGGGCCGTCCACAGCCTCCAGCCTGGGTCCTCAATCCGTAGACCTCAGCGAAGGCACTTGTCTGTCACCCTCCGCCCTCTTTTCCTCCAGTCTTTTCACTCCTGCTCCACATTCCCTCTTTTGCCAAAGTTCCTCCACGCCAGCCAAGGATGAGATTGAAAATCTTTTCCACACTGAATTTCAAGGTTTGCCCGCTTCTTCCACGCTCCTCCCTGACGACATCCTGGCATCTCCACCTTTTCCTGCCGACACTTTGGGAGCACCCCTGGTTGATCCCCATGGATTCACTGGAAATCCAAACAATTCTGACTCCCAGCGTCCTCCAATTTCGGCACAAACTAGTCGGGATGTCACCTTGGAGCCAAGCGAGGAGCTCATGTCAGCCCCCGACCCCCTGCTGTCCCTGATTCCCATTCCCAGTTCTTCCGGCAACCTTCAGGCACCCAGCAGCACCCAGGATGGACCATTCCAACCAAATGCTAGCTCGCTGGCTATGATAGAGGAACGTCCAGGGGAGCTGTCATTGTTTGACCTACTGAAGGACAATGAGTGGATTCTGAGTGCGGAGACTCGTGATCAGTAG
- the arl2 gene encoding ADP-ribosylation factor-like protein 2 — protein sequence MGLLTILKKMKQKEREMRLLILGLDNAGKTTVVKRLNGEDVSTIPPTLGFRIITLEHRDFKLNIWDVGGQKSLRSYWRNYFESTDGLVWVVDSADRQRMEDCKQELQKLLLEERLLGATLLVFANKQDLPGALSKEAIQEALALNNIKNHHWCIIGCSAVTGQNLLPGMDWLLEDIAARIFTVD from the exons ATGGGCTTGCTGACTATCCTGAAGAAAATGAAGCAGAAAGAGCGAGAGATGAGACTACTAATATT GGGTTTGGACAACGCGGGGAAAACCACCGTGGTGAAAAGGTTGAACGGCGAGGACGTGAGCACCATCCCTCCAACACTTGGCTTCAGGATCATAACGTTAGAGCACAGAGA TTTCAAATTGAACATCTGGGACGTTGGGGGTCAGAAGTCACTACGCTCCTACTGGAGGAACTACTTTGAAAGCACAGACGGCCTGGTGTGGGTGGTGGACAGTGCAGACAGACAACGCATGGAGGACTGCAAGCAGGAACTCCAGAAACTGCTGCTGGAGGAG AGGTTGCTCGGCGCTACATTGTTGGTGTTTGCCAATAAGCAGGACTTACCTGGCGCGCTGTCTAAAGAGGCAATACAAGAG GCTTTGGCCCTGAACAACATTAAAAATCACCACTGGTGCATCATTGGCTGCAGCGCAGTGACTGGGCAGAACCTTTTACCAGGAATGGACTGGTTGCTAGAAGACATTGCTGCAAGGATCTTTACTGTAGACTGA
- the sb:cb1058 gene encoding uncharacterized protein sb:cb1058 — protein sequence MRALVPMEDDGQILLRATPSRWSSGRWRRSSKRWHKQRSSRQESHKDEKTNQGTASQMEPHVLEVAMKENLPVHVMCREDADDEVLIRDKTRMKREQEEGMKVVKRNTLKMYSKALDGAFRRGWEAFVANIYSITLTPVNLSSSPSSKKKHQHNLVLAEFQ from the exons ATGCGAGCGTTGGTCCCAATGGAGGACGACGGCCAGATTCTCCTGCGTGCGACACCCAGCCGGTGGAGCAGCGGCAGGTGGCGGAGGAGTTCCAAGAGGTGGCATAAGCAGAGGAGTTCTCGGCAGGAGTCACACAAAGATGAGAAGACCAATCAGGGCACTGCCAGCCAGATGGAACCGCACGTTCTGGAAGTGGCCATGAAAGAGAACCTGCCTGTGCACGTCATGTGCCGAGAGGATGCTGACGATGAGGTGTTGATCCGTGACAAGACAAGGATGAAAAGGGAACAAGAGGAAGGGATGAAGGTGGTGAAGAGGAACACGTTGAAAATGTATAGCAAG GCTCTGGATGGAGCTTTTCGCCGAGGCTGGGAGGCGTTCGTGGCCAACATCTACAGCATCACACTCACGCCTGTCAATTTGTCGTCATCACCGTCATCCAAAAAGAAACATCAACACAACTTGGTGTTGGCTGAGTTTCAGTAG